From Aegilops tauschii subsp. strangulata cultivar AL8/78 chromosome 5, Aet v6.0, whole genome shotgun sequence:
TCTACGTTAGTGGCGCGCCATACAACCCAAAATACATGCGACGTGGCCCCAAAATACATGCGACGTGGCATCAGAGTCCACCCTCGCGGTTACATGGGCGTGTGCAGGTCAGTGGAGCCGACATTTACATGGTGCGTGTGGCCGTTGTACATGATCCTCGTTCTATCCGGATTGTAATTCCTAATGAAAAATAGCTCCATGAGAAAAAGCCTCTATCATGATGAACCCGGCAATATACTAGTGATGAGCATATAAAGGAGCTTGGGTAGTAAAGTCTTACGGTATGAATGCATAATGAGGTAAAGAGTACATATGTTGAACTACTAAGGAAATGATAACCCCTCAGTAAGCTAGAGCAGTACCTAACTAAAAATGAATGGAATTATTGATTGTGTCATATAGGCGTTTATGCCCACACCCTAATCGACCCCAAGGAGTATGCGCTTCTAAAAGATCTTTCGTCAGTGGTGTAGACATGTACATGGTGCGTGTGCCTATGTCATGGATGTTGGCACTAGCGCGCATATATGTATGCGTCGGGGAACGTTCCTGTTGGGCCTAAATGAGGACGTTAGTCTTTTGAGTGAGGGTTTATGTGCCATCCTGACTTAATAGGAATGATAGAAGTAGTCATATCAACAATTGATTCCTTCTTTTTCCTGGAGCCCATCCATAAGGAACCTCAAAGTAAAGTATGCTTGGCTTGGAGTGATATCAGGATGGATGACCAAGTGGGAAgttgatggcgcacgcacaagtGAGGACAAAGTACAAATGAAATACTAGTGTTGTTCTAGCGCCCACTCTAGATCCTTCCAGGCATAATGGCCAGGGATCAATGGTTGTGGCCAGGGCCTTATACCATGACACCATGGGATCTGGTTTTGAAGAAATTGTCAAGACGAACTCACCGATGGGGTTATGTGAAATAGTTAGTTTTGAAAATTTAGATGTAACAATAAAAACCGGTAAATGTTAGCACCGGGTGAAGATTCTGCATTCATGTGCTCTCTCTAAGAGAACCCAAGGGCGGACCCAAAGAATGTTCATGGGGGGCCTATGCCCCCACATAAAATTCGCAATCCTTGTGTgttcaaagaagaagaaaaaaacaataCTTTTGAACATCCAAAGCGAGATCCCCTGCCCCCACATTTTCTCTTGCGTCCGCCTAGGAACTACCACCCTAGTCCGAGGAAATGGGGACGTAGAACAGGCTTGTATTGATGTTGAGAAATTATTCACGGTCCATGTATTGTTGCTCCAAATGGGTCTGATTAATGCGATCTAGTCTATTTATTTTGATCACATGGCTTACACTGGTAGTGAATCTAGTAGCACGAGAATCAGGGTAATGCTTAAAATCTTCTCAAAAGAAGGCTCGTGGCCCTAAAACCAAGAACACTAGATAGAAGTCAAAAATCACCATTCACTAAAATATAGTTGTACTCATCTCTAGTTGAGATAGAGATCAGGAAAATATATTTAATTATCAACCACTAAATATATACATAACGGTTGTTCCCTTTATGTTGCTAGCATCACTCTGCGGTAGTACTCTCCAAGAGCCCAAATAGGGAAGATGTTCCTGAACTGGGCGTAAGTGAGCATAAGGTTGTGATTGGTAGCTCCTATAATGTCCTGTAAGTAAGCAAAAATACTAGAGTTACTCAACATCATGGTACTTGGATATAGTATCACCTAATTACTCTCCATACAATTATTACCCATGGAAATTCCTTTCGCATAAACTAGAGGGAAGGGATAATCTAGGCTATATGTATGGCTTACTTGTTGAGGGAACTCTCCATCCTCCAATTGGAAGTTGATAAGAACCTTGGCTGCTCTATGTAGACAAGCAGGATCTCTTTTACCCTGTTCATGTGCAAAACATAGTGTACTATGTACTATCAGCATACAACCTAGTCAATGCATAATGATATATGTTCATTACACTTATGAATTAATGGAGCTGCCTATGCACTTGTGTAGACTTTGTAGTTCACAAGTGACATAACTAATATAGGACTTGCATGCATTAGATGGATGTAAGCTTGATAGGAAGGTTGACCTGTCCGACATCAATTAGGGCCAACATGGCCCAACTGGTGTTAACTGCATGAGCCCTATTTCCTTCAAGATTTGTGTAAACCTATACATGTTGCAAGTTAGTCAACTAAGCACAGATTGATCAACCATTGTTAATTGGACTAGTTAAGACATAAAACACAAAAAGGATCTTGGAGGAACAAACTTAATTTACCTTGTCTTGACTAGAAAGGTAACTTTCTCCCCATCCTCCAGATGGGAGAATCTCCTTGGACAAAAGAAACTCACATGCTTTTCTGATTGATTGGCTATTCTCATACGTCCTACCTGCGGCAACCAATCCTCTAACTCCATACCATGTAGCATAGGTGAAACAAATTGCCCAACACCCGTACCTACATGCATTCGCAAATGATATTAATAGCCAATAGAGATTTAGTCTTATGGTACATAGGCTGGGAGTTTAATCTTCCAATATCTTAATTATGAAATAAAAGAAGAATGCAAACCATGACCCATCATCCCATTGGATGCTCTCAATGTAGTTCGAAGCATTTTGGATACAATTGTCTATCTCTTTCCTGCGGTAATGTCCAGGATACATTTCTCTGAACAACACTAGGCCCTGAATTACTGATGATGTACACTCAACATACCTGCGTGTGAACCAAGATAAGTAGTTTTCTTCAGGTTTTGATAATTGGCAGGAAATTAGGAACAACTATTAAGTAGTCGATTATTTTTCTTGGGATTGAACTATTAAGTAGCCGATATGGTCAACTTGTCTTACGGATACTCGATCATTATGCCCCCAAAGCTCTCAGAAGGATTGAGCATCTGAAGTGATTGAAAAGAAGAGGATGGCAAAATGTAAGAAACTTATGATCGACCGATTAGTAGAAACTTATGTTACAAATAAAATGAATGTGATAGATTAAACAAAACGTCACTTCCTCATGCATATTCGAGGAGAACTATATCTTATGCATTTTGTTTGAACAAAGAATACTATACACGTATATAGAAGCTTATAAAAACTCACCTCAAGCCACTCGTATGATCTTGTTAGCTCATATGCACCAAAACTACCATCCTCGTTCTACAAAAGGAGTATGGAGTAAGAATTTTAAAACCTCATCTCAGTATTCAAAAAATGAGAGAGGCTATTTATTAGCAAACGTGTGTAATGAGTTGAAACGAGCCATGGGATAAagaaatgaaaaccaaaagaaaataaTGAGTTGGAACTTAGAACTAGAAGATATACTAACCATTAAAGATAGCAGAATGTTGATTGCATCATCAAGCCTACTTGTTTCTATAGGCTCACCAACCAGTTCGGGATGAATCTTACTTAACAATAACAAAACCTAGAGAAGAAATGGAATCTTAGCTTATTGTGGAGGCCCATGTGGCCCAAGTGTAGCCATGTCATGTAATAATTGCAACATAGAGAATTTAGCTTCTACTAAATCACATAGAGAATTTTGGTAGAGTTGCACGAATATATATAACTTGTGTTCCAAGAGTATCACCTTTAGGGTTAACCGCTTCATACAAATATATGACAAAAAAGTACAAACATGGTGCTATGCATATGTGGGCCGCCTCACAGGTGGCCTACGTATAATTTGGGTCAAGACGCACTTAGCTTAGAAGCATGTTTGCTAACCAAGATAAATTCGAATATTTGTTTCGTACTAATTTAGACTACAGAAGTCGGAAAACAAGGACCTGGATGGTATTAGACTAAATTTTTGGATGAATGGAAAAATCATGTGTGAGAACTACCTTCAATGCTTCTGCGGTACAGTCTGATACAGGCCACCCTTGGTCAGCGGTTGAATGTGTCCATCCACCTTTGGATATATGACGATACCACTTGCTTTGATCTCCAGGACAGTCCATGCGAATCTTCAAGTATATCAGATATGCAAAATATATTGAGTAACTACACCTCAATTTATCAGTGTTGCACACATATATACTTCATTAGGTGACATCTTTTCCTCGGCAAAAAGGTGGAATTTTTTATATTTACCTGGGAATGTATGATATAGTCATGCGCAAGTTTAATTGTCTGGGAAAATTCTTCCGTGAGGCCGGTAGCAAATATAGCCTGAACTGTCAAAGTTGTATCCCATAGTTGGCTGCCATTATAAGACTACAAAAGGTTATTAGTAGATTAAAGAGTGCACATTATCCTTAGGTCAATATAAAACATAGCAACCATTTTGATAAGTGTTTCAAATGGTGCGCTTTAATTTCTGATATGATTATGCCCTATTTATTTCCTGTCGAACATGTGCACTTATTCATCCCGGTAATACTAGCTATCATCCATGGCCTTCCAAAGCAATTATCACATCAACTTGACTTATCTACTCTTGTAATATTTTCATTTTTAGCAACGCCTTAAGTGATTAATTGACTATCATATATGTTTTCTGAACATGTAGGAGAAACTATTTAGCTTTTACATAGGAGAAATAAACACTAGGCTTGTTCCTAGTATCATAAAATTCAAGCCGAGAGGACGTGAACTTGGTGGGACTCTACATCCACTCTCTCTCCCAAAAAAGTTAGGCTTGTTCCTAGTATCATAAAGATTTGCTGGGCTTTGACGAGTTGTGGTATGTATGGATATATGTGAAGAAATTAAGTAAACGTAACCTCCGAGATAAATTTTGTTTCAAATTTGTGCATATTAACGTGATTTTCCCCTCCATCTCATTTCAAATCCAATAACACCCCTAGAAAAGaacttataaaatggaaaaaacTTGTTAGCACCTTCATCTTCATGCCATCTTCAGCAACCCATAAGAAATCATAGACCCTTTCAGTGTGGTGTTTGAATGCCTCTGAGTTTGGATCTTCTACCCAACAACAAATCATATTCAACATCTGCTTATAAAGCTCTAGTAAGTAGTTGTAGTTGGGGAAATGTTACAAAAATATAAATACTTGATACACCACAAACAATTTTAATAACCCAACCCAACTGTAACTTGATATGAACAAGTTTATGACCTATCAAAGGAAAACAATGATGCAAAGTTTAATGAAAGCAACCCCTGCTTTACCTTATTTAAAGGAGCAATGCATATGTATTGAGTTGTTTCATCTTCATACTTTATATGTTTCATGACAATGTCCAGAGCTTTCTTTCGCAAATTGCTGCCAGGCCAGTGCATAAGAACTGGCTCACCAATTTTCTTGAGAGTGTCCCAGATGACATTCTGCAGCGATGAATGGGGATAATAGAGATCTTCCTACAATACAACAAAAGTTATCATTTTAGATGACAAGATGACCAAAAGCCATAGGTCATATGGTCATGGTTAAATAAAGCCTAATTGATTTCATGCTACTACCACTTAACCCGAGGTTTAATGAGGCTAGGGTCGACTATGATTTTACTATGCTCATGTGAATTCATGTTTTAATTTTGTTTCAAGAATAAGACACTAAAAAGTCTAAGAACCCTTTTTTTTCAATTCTGTAATTTACACAGGAATATATGTCATACTATGGCCTTTTTCGCTCTTACATTTTCAAATCAAATGAATCCAAGAGTTCTTTAATATTTTATTACCATAAAACCCAAGGCTAAGTTTCAAGTGGTGTTGAAAGAGTGGAAGGGTGTAGTGATGTGTGGTGGTCTGGTGTTCAAGGTGCGATGAGAGGTTggcattacaagtgctgccacaACATGGGCATGGTGTCTTGTGTGCGACCTTTTGGGCTTGTGGGGGGCATCTCTTGCCTACTGATTGGAGAATGCTGGATTTGGGGTAATTGGAGGGGAGTGAGGTGAGAGGTCACCCTCACATGGCCGGGGACACCTTTGAAGGTGGTGTGAGGCTTGCAACTAGCAACCGCGCGCTGTTGACCTGCCATCTTCCCCAAAGCAAGGGTGGCCCATTTTTTCCTTCATGGTAGATAAGGCTTCCTAGTTGGTTTTGGGAGGCGTGTGGTGTCCTTAATGTGATTTGATGGCATCGAGCCCAGTGTTTATTGGTCTAGAGTTTGTTTGCAATGTTTGTCTAGCGATTATTTGTCTTTGTCTCTCTTAGGGTTTTAGTTGTAATGGCCCAGCCTTAGGCCTGTAAAGTTGTTCTTTATCAATGCATTGAGGCAGAAGCTTtgcatttttcttgagagaacaAACTATGGAATTGTACAACAAAGTGTGGTAGTTATCATTTTTTTCACTAGTTCAGCCTCGTTCACCTACGTAGGCATGTTGCCATGCTATTCTGTACTGAAAGATTAAGTTTAAGTTATTTTCATGTGATAGATGTTAGACTATAACCAACACGATGATTTTATAACCGCCAGAAATACCTAGAGTCAGCCAAAAATACTTGAAATAAAAAGCAGATGAGATACTTGACAGGAAAGGTCAAGTGAATATGGGTGATACCTTGGCGCACCCGTTGCGAGCCTTATCCCAATCAATCTCATTATACGGGACATCATATAACTCTTTCCTCAAGTCTAGTACAATTGATGTAGTAGCGCCCACAAACCTCTTCCCGTATAGGTATGACATGGGCAAATATACCAACCGACAATTACACCACATGCGCCCTGTTTATATGGAATAAAAGTAATTAAATGACAAGAAGAAGCCTAGTATGTATATTTGGTAATCCATGCATTATTTTCTATCTTCTACCCCCCTGTTATTATAAATAGATATCCTTGACAATTCCTGACCTATAACCCGTAAAATCCTATGAAATCCATGTAAGATGTCTGCAGTAAATACATTTTTTTACCTTTCTAATGTGTGGATTTTAGACTCGTTATATTAATTTTTTGAAGATAGAGAAGGTTGTGTTCCACTTCAGTGGAGAATTTTTTGACAAATTCGATTCCATACTTGTCGTTTTCATCTCGCAATGAGATATACTATCCAGAATAATTTATCTATTAGTACAAATTATCACGGATTTTCTGAAAGCTTTACATCTGAATTTTAGGAGTTCGCAACGGTAGGCCATTTATTAGCTCGTATATTTACCCTTAGTTGGCAATGTAAATATGGTAGATGGAGTGGTTTTGTGGTTAATTCAATGGTGATTACATGTTTAATTGATTTAGCAATAATTTAAATATTGTTCACTAGTTTTCCTTAAATATGAAATGGTGAACTTGTTTTAAAGATAAAATAGTGACAATTTCCCAGTAAAACCAATCTAGGTAGCTAATTTTGATAAAATCAGGATGCTAAAACATAGTTAAAAAAGTATGGAGAGGGCCACATGAGAAAATTCGAAGGATGGTTTCAACAATAGAAACAAAGAAATTGAAGCGTGGGGCCCTAACCTGGATGAATAGGCAAGAAATAAGGCATCATCCATAGTTCTGGTGGCAATGGGTTATTCCCGGACCAGTCATATACCCCAAGGACCTAAAGCAAGAAGTTAGGGAAATATCAGACAAGGGATCTCTCTAGGTTTAAAATCCAGCATATGTTCAAGGAGCCACAACTTTCCCTGGACAAAAAATCCAAGCTGCCCATATATATTTCATTCCCTTTGGAAATCAAGTGCAAAAGGAAATGCATATACACATGTACTTGATCATTCTGgtcatgttccctaccgaaagaAAGAATTTTCCCCAAGATGGTGTTAAAGTTGCTCCTCCATGATCCAAGATCCAACTCCGAGCTTGCAGCATGGCTCCACATGAATCCAACCCCTCCCCAAGCAATCTCAATGCAACATAGATCATGACAGTACAGAACATTGTGCTCGTTCCCTCGATGTGCAGTCCCCAACCCCCATCTTCATTCTGCACTCAAGTAATAATATTAGGAAATGTACGTGGCATCTATATCTTTCATCAGAATTGCCTTAGGCATGTATATTTGCCTGATGATTGTAGAGATATCGCCGAATCTCTTTCTGATGTTCAGATGTCAACACAGTACTCAGCGCTCCAGTCACATGCAATGCTACAATCTGAAAAAATTGTCGATGTGAATcaaaaaggaaataaataaaatttatttacgAAGATGGAAAAAGATCCCATCTTCCTAGGAACCCCAAGCTCTACAAAGTTAAGGAAAGCAGGAAAGGTTTCCAAGCAAGCCCATTCCCCCTCTGTCGCCAGCCTGGACAGGTGGGTGATGGAGGCGGCGAGGGCGCGGTTGATAGAAAGATGGCATGATAAGAAAAAAAGGTTTAAAAGATTGCTCTTGTTAAATGTGAAAGATAAAGTACCAAGCTGGGCAAGAGAAATAAAGTGCCAGCGTAATCCCCCGGCCAATGCCCATCATGTGCCTGGAGAGTGGAATAGCTTCTGATTGCCCTCTTCAAAGATACCAAGATATCGTCTTCAGTGGCATAGCCATGCTGCTGGTCCAACTTGACGGGAGGAAGGTTCATCTTGAGACCGTTTGACTTGGAGAACTACAGGGTAAAAAATTGGCTAGTCAAAGTTCCTGTCAAGTTTTCAGTGAAAAACAAAACATAAAACATGAAATACGTGAGCATGCAGCGAAAGTGTCCTTATAATCCCGAGCTCAAATACTCCTGCTACGAACAGTAAAATCCAAAAGAAATAGGAAAAAATTGAAAAACTTCAGAACTTTTTTGACAACAAACATTGCTTAGTTAGTTTCATGCCTGCGTGAAAACTGTTCTGATAAAATGACATTCATGAAAGTCTAGGCAAAAGTAAGAaaaatcagcactccaaaatgcTTTCAAAAATAGTCTTTTTGGAGCATCGAATTTGCCTTTTAGCCTAGAGCATTAGGAATGTTTTTCTTCACAAAAAAGTGCATGCATGTAGAAAATTCAACATTGTTTGTTGACAGAAAATTTATATTTTTTATTATTCTTTTGATTTTACTGTCCACCAGGGTGCACTTTAAGCTCGAAGTAGAAACTCCAGGCCCTCGTGCCAGTCACATTTCACATCCATTGTACCATTGATATACAATATACTGTAAGTATTTCAGTACGACCATCACTCTCTCTCGTTGGCTATCAACTGTACCACGGGATGGTGTATCTTGTGCTGTTGTGCGTAGAAATTAAGAAAACATAATGCTGGAAAAGAGACCTGCATGCGCATGAGGAGGTCGGAGCTGTTCTTCATCTGGCACCGCCGGTTGGTGAAGTCACGGCGAGCGGCGTCCACAGCGGCGACCTCGTCGGGGTCGTCTGCGGCAGGATCAAACTCCCACACCTGCCGGCCGACGTGGCCGTTGGTTGTGCGCAGCAGTGGGTTGCCGCCGCCCTCCCCGATCTTCAGCCTCCACATCTCGTCGATCTATGATTGAATTGTTAGCTTCGTGGCACTAGCTCATACAGTTGCTACGTGATACATGTATAAATCGGCCAATATACACGTTACCGGAGGAAGTCAGAGATTTGCAGCAGGGAGAGGATGTATTGTTGGACTAAAGGTGATGGACTATCTTCCTTGCTGCGCACTAGGTACATGATTTATAGATATGTACCTGTATAAAATAATAGTTTGCTGGATCGAGAAGCTTCGTAGCCTGCCGGTAGGTTTGAACTTGAATCGTCACTTCTCTTAAGTCACACTTTGTGATTGGCAAAATAAATGTTGAAAAAATCGGCCATTTTACCCCTACATGCATCTGAGTGTCTCTAATAGCTAGAATTCCTAACAATTTATTATTTTACTCATATAAATATT
This genomic window contains:
- the LOC109771125 gene encoding cycloartenol synthase-like; translated protein: MWRLKIGEGGGNPLLRTTNGHVGRQVWEFDPAADDPDEVAAVDAARRDFTNRRCQMKNSSDLLMRMQFSKSNGLKMNLPPVKLDQQHGYATEDDILVSLKRAIRSYSTLQAHDGHWPGDYAGTLFLLPSLIVALHVTGALSTVLTSEHQKEIRRYLYNHQNEDGGWGLHIEGTSTMFCTVMIYVALRLLGEGLDSCGAMLQARSWILDHGGATLTPSWGKFFLSVLGVYDWSGNNPLPPELWMMPYFLPIHPGRMWCNCRLVYLPMSYLYGKRFVGATTSIVLDLRKELYDVPYNEIDWDKARNGCAKEDLYYPHSSLQNVIWDTLKKIGEPVLMHWPGSNLRKKALDIVMKHIKYEDETTQYICIAPLNKMLNMICCWVEDPNSEAFKHHTERVYDFLWVAEDGMKMKSYNGSQLWDTTLTVQAIFATGLTEEFSQTIKLAHDYIIHSQIRMDCPGDQSKWYRHISKGGWTHSTADQGWPVSDCTAEALKVLLLLSKIHPELVGEPIETSRLDDAINILLSLMNEDGSFGAYELTRSYEWLEMLNPSESFGGIMIEYPYVECTSSVIQGLVLFREMYPGHYRRKEIDNCIQNASNYIESIQWDDGSWYGCWAICFTYATWYGVRGLVAAGRTYENSQSIRKACEFLLSKEILPSGGWGESYLSSQDKVYTNLEGNRAHAVNTSWAMLALIDVGQGKRDPACLHRAAKVLINFQLEDGEFPQQDIIGATNHNLMLTYAQFRNIFPIWALGEYYRRVMLAT